In Littorina saxatilis isolate snail1 unplaced genomic scaffold, US_GU_Lsax_2.0 scaffold_142, whole genome shotgun sequence, the following proteins share a genomic window:
- the LOC138957149 gene encoding uncharacterized protein, producing MDHGGENLDVVALMNEHRGEGRGSAMQGRSDHNQRIERLWLDVWKDVVNPYHDLFTAMGTPQAEGGLGILNMDNPIHLWALHYVFLPRLNRSLQWIVEQKNHQPLRTERNRTPLQLFFRGMLERRASTSTAVQDFWKGRSLQSIIEDHPLPDSR from the coding sequence ATGGACCATGGTGGCGAGAATCTGGATGTCGTCGCCCTCATGAATGAACACAGGGGAGAAGGGAGAGGCAGTGCGATGCAAGGCCGCAGTGACCATAACCAAAGGATCGAGCGTCTCTGGCTCGACGTCTGGAAAGATGTGGTGAACCCTTACCATGACCTGTTTACTGCAATGGGAACACCACAGGCAGAAGGTGGTCTGGGGATACTGAACATGGACAATCCCATTCACTTGTGGGCCCTCCACTATGTTTTTCTGCCCAGGCTGAACCGGTCCCTACAGTGGATTGTGGAACAGAAGAACCACCAACCCCTGAGGACAGAGCGCAACAGAACTCCCCTGCAGCTCTTCTTCAGGGGGATGCTGGAGAGACGAGCCAGCACATCCACAGCAGTACAGGACTTCTGGAAAGGGAGAAGCCTTCAATCGATAATCGAGGACCATCCTTTGCCAGACAGTCGTTAG